Proteins found in one Meiothermus sp. Pnk-1 genomic segment:
- the asnS gene encoding asparagine--tRNA ligase has product MRRVFIEEISQHQGQEVLIRGWVTGRRSKGKIHFLTLRDGTGFLQATVFKGELPDEEFEQADHLPQEAALEVAGLVRSDPRAPGGFELSVRSLKVISLPSREYPITPKEHGVDFLMDHRHLYLRHRRPWAVLRIRDELERAIHDFFHARGFIRLDAPILTPNAVEGTTDLFEVDLFDGEKAYLSQSGQLYAEAGAMAFGKVYTFGPTFRAERSKTRRHLLEFWMIEPEVAFMTHEENMQLQEELVAYLVGRVLEEKKLELQVLERDTTVLERSAQGGYPRIHYSKAVEMVNKIAQERPELGLEPLPWGDDFGAPHEAALSSQFDRPIFVEKYPAAVKAFYMQPDPEDPRLVLNADMLAPEGVGEIIGGSQRIHDPELLRQKIREHGLPEEVFDWYMDLRLFGTVPHSGFGIGLERTVRWICGIEHIREAIPFPRMYTRMRP; this is encoded by the coding sequence ATGCGACGGGTGTTCATCGAGGAGATCAGCCAGCACCAAGGACAGGAAGTGCTCATCCGCGGCTGGGTTACGGGACGGCGCAGCAAGGGCAAGATCCACTTCCTCACCCTGCGTGACGGGACCGGCTTCCTCCAGGCCACGGTGTTCAAAGGAGAACTTCCCGACGAAGAGTTCGAGCAGGCCGACCACCTGCCCCAGGAGGCCGCCCTCGAGGTGGCGGGGCTGGTGCGCTCCGACCCGCGCGCTCCAGGAGGCTTCGAGCTTTCGGTCAGGAGCCTGAAGGTCATCAGCCTGCCCAGCCGGGAATACCCCATCACCCCCAAGGAGCACGGGGTGGACTTTTTGATGGATCACCGCCATCTCTACTTGCGCCACCGCCGCCCTTGGGCCGTGCTACGGATACGCGACGAGCTCGAGCGGGCCATCCACGACTTCTTCCACGCGCGGGGCTTCATTCGCCTCGACGCTCCCATCCTCACCCCCAACGCCGTCGAGGGCACCACCGACCTCTTCGAGGTGGACCTCTTCGACGGGGAAAAGGCGTATCTCTCGCAATCGGGGCAGCTCTACGCCGAGGCCGGGGCCATGGCCTTCGGCAAGGTCTACACCTTCGGCCCCACCTTCCGCGCCGAGCGGAGCAAAACCCGCCGCCACCTGCTGGAGTTCTGGATGATCGAGCCCGAGGTGGCCTTCATGACCCACGAGGAGAACATGCAGCTCCAGGAGGAGCTGGTGGCCTATCTGGTGGGGCGGGTGCTGGAGGAGAAGAAGCTCGAGCTGCAGGTGCTCGAGCGCGACACCACCGTGCTGGAGAGGAGCGCGCAGGGGGGCTACCCCCGTATCCACTACTCCAAAGCCGTGGAGATGGTGAATAAGATCGCCCAGGAGCGACCCGAACTGGGGCTCGAGCCCCTGCCGTGGGGCGACGACTTCGGCGCCCCCCACGAGGCCGCCCTGAGCAGCCAGTTCGACCGCCCGATCTTCGTCGAGAAGTACCCCGCGGCGGTAAAGGCCTTCTACATGCAGCCCGACCCGGAGGACCCCCGGCTGGTCCTGAACGCCGACATGCTCGCCCCGGAGGGGGTGGGCGAGATCATCGGCGGCAGCCAGCGCATCCACGACCCCGAGCTGCTGCGGCAGAAGATCCGCGAGCACGGCCTGCCCGAGGAGGTCTTCGACTGGTACATGGACCTGCGGCTCTTCGGCACGGTGCCTCACTCAGGCTTCGGGATCGGCCTCGAGCGCACCGTGCGCTGGATTTGCGGCATCGAGCACATCCGCGAGGCCATCCCCTTCCCCCGGATGTACACCCGGATGCGGCCTTAG